TCGGCTCCAGAATTATTTTGTCTTTCGTTAATAATTTTTTTTCTTGTGCATCTAATACCATATGCACTCCAGGTCTAGATTTAATACTCCCACCAGGATTGAACTCTTCTAACTTTACATAAACACCAGATCTATCTGGATTAAATATATTTTCTATTTTTATAATTGGAGTATTTCCCACATAGTTTAGCAACTCAGTCATAGCCAGCCCTTAATACTTTTCTGCCCAATCATTATTTAGATAAACATAATAAAAATGAATTTTTCCTAAGCAGTTTTGTTTATATCCATCCACCTAAGATTAATCTAAATTTTTTAGTTGATATAGCAGCAGTGCTAGGCTATTGTTATGGTTACAGTTGACTATAGATAGACCGGAAGTCAAAAAAATGGCCGAGCGTGCCTATACAACCCTATATTTACAGGAAGTATTCTATGGATGAATCACTGTATTTGACTTTGAGTAATAAGCTAAACCAGGCGATTAGCTCAGGAACTTTTAAAGCCGGCTCAAGACTTCCGTCGGTAAGGCAAACCGCAAAAACTTACTCAGTTAGTGCCAACACTGTTGTTGCCGCATACCGCCATTTAGAAGACCAAGGACTGATACAGGCACGGCCACAATCAGGTTTTTATGTACGTGAACAAGTCCCTCGCCTTAAACAAACGTTTCCTATAGAAAGTGCCAGCGCACCTCCTACTCAAGGCGTATTGCAGCTAATTGAAACGACTTTTGCCACTCAACAAAATCCAGCTTTCACAAATATTTCTCTAGCCTGCCCAAAGCATGACTCTGAGTTTTATCCAAGTGAAAAGCTGAGTAGAATCATGAGTCAGATCGTCCGGCGCCAACACAATATGATTTGTGAGTACGCATTGCCACCTGGTAGCTTAAATTTACGACACCAGATAGCCAGGCGGATGCTCGATGTTGGTGCTATTACTGATATCACCGAAATCACTATTACACACGGTTGTATAGATGCATTGCATTTGGCGCTCTTGGCAACCACCAAATCTGGTGATTGCGTTGCCCTAGAGTCCCCTACTTATTTTTATTTAATACCTTTATTAGCCACATTAGGATTGAATGTAATTGAAGTTCCCACGGATGCTGAGACCGGCTTAGACCTTACAGCTTTAGAGTTATTAATGAAGGACCATAAAATTCAGGCCATTGTCTGCATGCCTAATTTGCACAATCCTCTTGGTTGCAGCATGCCTCTCAAATCCAAGCAACAGTTGGCCAAATTAGTGAACAAATATCAGGTTCCACTTATTGAAGATGGGCTGTATTGTGAACTTCATTTTGATCAGACCTTACCAGCGGTTAAGGCATTTGATTCCGATGGCTGGATTATTTTTTGCTCAAGTTTCACTAAAACCCTAGCCCCAGACTTCCGAATTGGTTGGATCTGCGCTGGACGCTTCAATCAAGAAGTACAGCGTCTTAAAAACCAGCTTTCAATGACCGAGTCTAGGTTACTGTGCGAGACCATCGCCTTATTTTTAGAATCTGGTGGCTACGATCATCATTTGCGAAAACTACGTAAACGCTACCAACAAAATATGGCTCAAGCACAATCGCTAATAGCGAACTATTTCCCTGCAGGAACCCGCACCACAAAACCACAAGGTGGATTTGTTTTCTGGGTAGAAATACCTGGAAATATAGATACCGTTGAGCTACATATCGAGATGCTTAAAGAAAATATTTGCCTTACTCCAGGCGCATTATATTCACCTAACTCTCGATATAACAACGCATTACGAATATCATGCTGCTATCCGTTTAATGAAAAATATCGTTTTGCTATTGAACGTGTCGGCGCTAAGGCATGTGCACTGACTGGCATATCTTCAAATCGAAATCATGAATCCATTCAACATAAGCCGTAGAAAGAGTTTTTATTCAAAACGTTATTCTTTGAATTTTAGCCACCTCTGGGCCGCTTCGTCTGAACAATAACTTTCTATCCGCAATTTTTTTCCTCGTCCACCTACTTAATGTCCGTTTATATCCCTGTGAGAACATAACTTCGCGCCATAATTGCTACGTTATAACATAATTTTTATATAATGATGTGTACTTGGGATGCAACCTACCATCAATCAGCAACGAGTCGTTATGGCATTGGAGCAGTCAGACGCACTCTTAATCGCTGATGCCCTCCTAGACAAACTGCGGGAACATGTCCAAACGGCCCCAACGCAGGTTTATCGAGCGCTTAAGCCTTTGGAAACTTACGGGCTTTTCCATCGCATGAAATGAATCGCCCCAGGTTTAGAGTAGGCTCCAAGCGTCGAGGGAATGGGGCACGAACAAGCTCCCCCTGAAGTCCGTGAGCGTGTCGTGCGCTTGGTACAGGAGCACACCGTGGTGAGTACCCGTCGCTGTGGGCGGGTGTTGAGTCTATTGCGCCGAAAATCGGTTGCGTACCGTCCGCTTTGCTCGATTAGGTCAAGCGCAGCGAGATCGACAGCGGCAGGCGTGATGGCATGACCAGCAGCGAACGCGAACGCAGGAAGGCATGGAGCGCGAAAACAGGGCGCTACGCCGGACCAACAAGTTATTGGAGTCGGCCAGCGCTTTTATTGACCAGGCGGCACTCGACCGCGAGCTCAAGAAGTAAATGCCTATATAGACCGACACCGGGGCGTCTACGGGGTCGAGCGCACTGAAAAACCAGGGCTGCCGTAGAATTGGCCACGCTGGACTGGCGACCAGCAGTTTCGGAAAGTGTGGGTATCAATTCTGAAAAAAGCAGATGGGCGTTACAGGTGCCCTTACCAAACCCGCCACACCTATGCTTCCATGATGCTGTCGGCGGGTGAGCACCCGTTGTGGGTGCTCAGTCAGATGGGCAGCAGTGACTGAACAATGATCGCCAGAATTTATGGAAGATGGATGCCGGACGCGGACATTGGGACAGAGTCCAGGGCCGAACAAGCATTCAGTCCCGCCATTGCTGGATCTGCTATTAAAAAGGTCATCTGATGATCGTGCCCAGCCCATGCTAAAACAGCCCCAAAAAGAAAAAACCAATGACCGCTAAGTCATTGGTTTTTCAGGATTTCTTGGTGGAGTCGGGGGGAATTGAACCCCCGTCCGCAAGCCGTCCACAGACAGTTCTACATGTGTAGTCAATTAACTTTAAGTTTTAACCTTGGATTATGCCAATTGACAGGCCTTTCCTTGGCGATCCACTAAGTTTTAGAACCGGACTTCGTGGCGCAGCCCGATTCGATTCTTTGTAAATAACACTGCTGTAGGTTGCCCTACCTAACCCAAAGACAAATTAGTGCAGTGGCCCAGCCTTAAGCGGCTAGAGCGAAACGCTCGTCGTTGGCGTTTGTAGTTTTCCAGTGGATTTACGAGCGTACTGGTGCTCGACACGCCCTGATCTGCTTCTTGACCCACGTCGAAGCCATGTCGACCCCATGTGGATTAGTAACCATACCACATTGGCTACAAATTGCATAGCCCAAAGTGCTAGAATAAACCTCTTTCGCGCTCTGGCTGAGTCCTCGCCAGGGCGTTTTTCACGTACCTCACCCCGCCCCTTTTGTCTGGAGTCGCTTTTCATGGCCCACCCCGCCCATCAAGCCAGAGGCCTACTAGGCTTTATCCTGCATGGCAGTCTTGTAACGCAAATCGTGATCGGTTTGATCGCCGGCATTTTGCTGGGGCGCTTTGCGCCGGACGCTGCGCACTCCATCGCCCTGCTCGGTCAGTTGTTTGTCTCTGCCTTGAAGTCGGTCGCGCCCATTTTGGTGTTCGTGCTGGTGATGTCCTCCATCGCCAATCAAAAGGTCCAGTCCTCTACCCGCATGGGTCCTATCCTGGTGCTGTATGTGTTGGGAACTTTTCTGGCCGCTCTGGTGGCCGTCATCGCCAGCTTCGCGTTTCCCGTCACGCTGAAACTGGATCTGGCCAACTCTACCTTGAACCCGCCCGGCAATATTGTTGAAGTCTTGCTCGACCTGCTGACCAGCATTGTCGTGAACCCGGTCGATGCCCTGCTCAACGCCAACTACATGGGTATCCTGGCCTGGGCCATTGCGCTGGGCCTGGCCTTGAAGCACGGCTCCCAAGGCTCACGTGATTTGCTCACTGATATGGCCAATGCCGTCTCCTCCTTGGTGCGTCTGGTCATCCGCTTTGCGCCTTTGGGGATTTTTGGGCTGGTGGCGGTCACCATTGCAGAGTCCGGTTTTGAGGCGCTGCGCCAGTACGGCCTGCTGCTGATCGTGCTGGTGGGTTGCATGCTGGTTGTTGCCCTGATTATCAATCCCATCATCGTGTTTGCCAAACTGCGTCGCAACCCCTATCCACTGGTCTTTACCTGCCTGCGTGAAAGCGGGATCACCGCTTTTTTCACCCGCAGCTCCGCCGCCAATATTCCGGTGAACATGGCATTGTGCGAGCGCTTGGGCTTGCACAAGGACACGTACTCGGTCTCTATTCCGCTTGGTGCCACCATCAATATGGCCGGCGCAGCCGTCACCATTACCGTTCTGACCCTGGCTGCGGTACATACGCTGGAAATCCCCGCCGACCTGCCTACCGCGCTGTTGTTGAGCCTGGTGGCCACCATTGCCGCTTGCGGCGCCTCCGGTGTGGCTGGTGGCTCTTTGCTGCTGATTCCTCTGGCATGTAATATGTTCGGAATTTCCAATGATGTCGCCATGCA
This genomic interval from Alcaligenes ammonioxydans contains the following:
- the sstT gene encoding serine/threonine transporter SstT, with translation MAHPAHQARGLLGFILHGSLVTQIVIGLIAGILLGRFAPDAAHSIALLGQLFVSALKSVAPILVFVLVMSSIANQKVQSSTRMGPILVLYVLGTFLAALVAVIASFAFPVTLKLDLANSTLNPPGNIVEVLLDLLTSIVVNPVDALLNANYMGILAWAIALGLALKHGSQGSRDLLTDMANAVSSLVRLVIRFAPLGIFGLVAVTIAESGFEALRQYGLLLIVLVGCMLVVALIINPIIVFAKLRRNPYPLVFTCLRESGITAFFTRSSAANIPVNMALCERLGLHKDTYSVSIPLGATINMAGAAVTITVLTLAAVHTLEIPADLPTALLLSLVATIAACGASGVAGGSLLLIPLACNMFGISNDVAMQVVGVGFVIGVVQDSVETALNSSTDVLFTAAATLEPGQA
- a CDS encoding aminotransferase-like domain-containing protein yields the protein MDESLYLTLSNKLNQAISSGTFKAGSRLPSVRQTAKTYSVSANTVVAAYRHLEDQGLIQARPQSGFYVREQVPRLKQTFPIESASAPPTQGVLQLIETTFATQQNPAFTNISLACPKHDSEFYPSEKLSRIMSQIVRRQHNMICEYALPPGSLNLRHQIARRMLDVGAITDITEITITHGCIDALHLALLATTKSGDCVALESPTYFYLIPLLATLGLNVIEVPTDAETGLDLTALELLMKDHKIQAIVCMPNLHNPLGCSMPLKSKQQLAKLVNKYQVPLIEDGLYCELHFDQTLPAVKAFDSDGWIIFCSSFTKTLAPDFRIGWICAGRFNQEVQRLKNQLSMTESRLLCETIALFLESGGYDHHLRKLRKRYQQNMAQAQSLIANYFPAGTRTTKPQGGFVFWVEIPGNIDTVELHIEMLKENICLTPGALYSPNSRYNNALRISCCYPFNEKYRFAIERVGAKACALTGISSNRNHESIQHKP